Proteins encoded together in one Macadamia integrifolia cultivar HAES 741 unplaced genomic scaffold, SCU_Mint_v3 scaffold3329, whole genome shotgun sequence window:
- the LOC122068019 gene encoding LOW QUALITY PROTEIN: receptor-like protein EIX2 (The sequence of the model RefSeq protein was modified relative to this genomic sequence to represent the inferred CDS: substituted 1 base at 1 genomic stop codon), which translates to MGGGGAAAADAIISIRQFLLQFLLLGFLYLAESLHVVGGLSTEITVSCIEGERLALLDFKACLNDTSGRLSSWIGDDCCTWTGVSCNNMTGHVNKLDLRNPLVFQKYYGSDGFLYSEIDWDATRLTSLGGKISPSLLKLKHLNYLDLSINNFQGIHIPKFMGSLESLRYLNLSYAVFSGTIPPHLGNLSRLQYLDLQNTDPYFAEYEPMTINNLQWVSGLSSLRYLNMNYVRFTGKASRDWIQAVTMLPPSLSELHLSSCELSKIPFSLPYANFTTSLLVLQLSWNNFNSSIPPWLFNNITSLIVLDLGGNNFKGPIPDTFANTSSLQNLDISSNDIGGRIPTTLGNLCNLKSLDLSGCGGINGELTEYMNSLSMCNSNNSLERLDLSYTQLSGRIPSSIGDLSSLIELDLSSTQLSGPIPTSIGNLLYLTKLDLSSTQLSGRIPSSIGDLSSLIELQLFSTQLSGPIPSSIGNLSSLTKLDLSSTQLSGSIPASIGNLSSLIGLYLFSTQLSGSIPASIGNLSSLIGLYLFSTQLSGSIPASIGNLSSLRTLYLSETQITGPIPISIGRLSSLRDLDLSSNQIMDATIPESIGELSELVGLNISNSSWRGVISECHFKNVKSLKTLDIQLEATNKPLIFEVRRDWIPTFSLESIYMSNVQMGPNFPSWLATQKNLGTIILRNVGISDTIPNSFWKLCARQRIVTLDLTRNYIRGRVPNSLEFFGAGSVDLSFNQIEGSVPLWSNVSYLILGTNLLTGHIPQNIGEVLGFGVYQLDFSGNFLNGSIPSSICELTSLSILTLSNNSLWGEVPDCWKNMKDLYVLDLQNNNLSGKIPPSIGSLSFLTYLSLSSNNFHGKLPSSLEKCSNLEILDLGRNGFSGNIPTWIGRSLSSLRIIRLRSNFFTGKIPSHLCKLSMLHFLDLAHNNLSGFIPQFLGNLSALEGNDTESIATGYPEHMTVVTKGXELEYSTTLDLVKSIDLSCNNLSGKIPDGITTLVGLGTLNLSMNHLKGKIPEKIGDLKNLETLDLSINQLSGEIPPSISSLTFLSHLNLSHNNLSGKIPSSNQLQTISDASMYAGNSGLCGWPLAINCPGTNISPPPTYAKVDGENELNMDGDDGMDMLWFYIGIVMGFIVGFWSVWITLFFKKSWRIAYFRFFSLY; encoded by the exons ATGGGTGGTGGAggtgctgctgctgctgatgcTATTATATCTATTCGTCAGTTCCTTCTTCAGTTCCTGCTTTTGGGTTTTCTATACCTTGCTGAAAGCCTTCATGTTGTTGGAGGTCTTAGTACTGAGATCACTGTAAGCTGCatagagggagagagactagCACTGCTCGACTTCAAAGCTTGTCTAAACGACACGTCTGGGCGACTCTCTTCTTGGATCGGTGATGATTGCTGCACATGGACAGGTGTGAGCTGCAACAATATGACCGGCCATGTCAACAAACTCGACCTACGTAATCCGCTTGTATTCCAAAAATATTACGGTTCTGATGGATTTCTATATTCAGAAATTGATTGGGATGCTACACGATTGACTTCTTTGGGTGGGAAGATAAGTCCTTCATTGCTCAAATTGAAACACTTGAATTACTTGGACCTCAGCATCAACAATTTTCAAGGAATCCATATTCCAAAATTCATGGGTTCACTTGAGAGCTTGAGGTATCTCAATCTCTCTTATGCAGTATTCAGTGGAACAATTCCTCCTCACCTTGGAAACTTGTCAAGATTGCAATATCTTGACCTCCAAAATACGGATCCCTATTTTGCTGAATATGAACCAATGACCATCAACAATCTTCAGTGGGTATCTGGTCTATCTTCTTTGAGGTACCTAAACATGAATTATGTGAGATTTACAGGTAAGGCTTCAAGGGATTGGATACAAGCTGTTACTATGCTTCCTCCTTCTCTGTCAGAACTACACTTGTCGAGCTGTGAACTTTCCAagattcctttctctcttccatATGCAAATTTCACTACTTCTCTTTTAGTCCTTCAACTTTCCTGGAACAACTTCAACTCCTCAATTCCTCCTTGGCTTTTTAATAATATTACTAGTCTTATTGTTCTTGATCTTGGGGGGAATAATTTCAAGGGTCCTATTCCAGATACTTTTGCCAACACTAGTTCTCTTCAGAACCTTGACATATCAAGTAACGATATTGGAGGCAGGATACCAACAACTTTGGGAAATCTTTGCAATTTAAAGAGTTTAGATCTATCAGGATGCGGTGGTATTAATGGAGAATTAACAGAATATATGAACAGTTTGTCTATGTGCAATTCTAATAATAGCTTGGAGAGACTAGATTTATCGTATACTCAACTTTCAGGTCGGATTCCATCATCTATTGGAGACTTGTCGTCCTTGATAGAATTGGACCTCTCATCAACTCAACTTTCAGGTCCGATACCAACATCTATCGGAAACTTGTTGTACTTGACAAAATTGGACCTCTCATCAACGCAACTTTCAGGTCGGATTCCATCATCTATTGGAGACTTGTCGTCCTTGATAGAATTGCAGCTCTTTTCAACGCAACTTTCGGGTCCGATACCATCATCTATCGGAAACTTGTCCTCCTTGACAAAATTGGACCTCTCATCAACTCAACTTTCAG GTTCAATTCCAGCATCTATCGGTAACTTGTCGTCCTTGATAGGATTGTACCTCTTTTCAACTCAACTTTCAG GTTCAATTCCAGCATCTATCGGTAACTTGTCGTCCTTGATAGGATTGTACCTCTTTTCAACTCAACTTTCAG GTTCAATTCCAGCATCTATCGGTAACTTGTCATCCTTGAGAACATTATACCTCTCTGAAACTCAAATCACAGGTCCTATTCCGATATCCATTGGAAGATTGTCATCTTTAAGAGATTTGGACCTATCCAGCAATCAAATAATGGATGCAACCATTCCTGAATCTATTGGAGAACTTTCAGAGTTGGTTGGTTTGAACATATCTAACAGTTCTTGGAGGGGCGTTATTTCAGAATGTCACTTtaaaaatgtcaaaagtttAAAAACGTTAGACATCCAATTAGAAGCTACAAATAAGCCCTTGATTTTTGAAGTGCGTAGGGACTGGATTCCAACTTTTAGTCTGGAGAGTATCTATATGTCTAACGTCCAAATGGGCCCCAATTTTCCTTCATGGCTCGCAACTCAAAAGAACCTTGGTACTATAATTCTCAGAAATGTAGGAATTTCAGACACCATACCAAATAGCTTTTGGAAATTATGTGCTCGACAGCGGATAGTTACTTTGGATCTCACTCGAAATTATATCAGAGGGAGGGTACCAAATTCTTTGGAATTTTTCGGTGCAGGTTCAGTAGATTTGAGTTTCAATCAAATAGAGGGTTCTGTCCCCCTTTGGTCTAATGTCTCTTATCTCATTCTTGGGACAAATTTATTGACGGGACATATTCCTCAGAACATTGGtgaggttttaggttttggagtATATCAATTAGATTTTTCCGGGAACTTTCTAAATGGGAGCATTCCTTCTTCTATATGTGAACTAACGAGTTTGAGCATTCTGACTCTTTCAAACAATAGTTTATGGGGAGAAGTCCCTGATTGTTGGAAGAACATGAAGGACTTGTATGTTTTAGATTTACAAAACAACAATCTGTCAGGAAAGATTCCTCCATCAATAGGTTCTTTATCTTTCCTGACTTATCTATCACTTAGTAGCAATAACTTTCATGGCAAGCTTCcttcatcattagaaaaatgcTCAAATTTAGAGATTCTCGACCTTGGCAGAAATGGATTCTCTGGAAATATACCAACATGGATAGGAAGAAGTCTGTCATCTTTGCGAATTATCCGCCTTCGTTCCAACTTTTTTACTGGAAAAATTCCTTCACATTTATGTAAGCTTTCAATGCTTCATTTCTTGGACCTCGCACACAATAATCTATCAGGATTTATTCCACAATTTTTGGGCAATTTGAGTGCTCTAGAAGGAAACGACACAGAAAGCATAGCCACTGGTTATCCAGAACACATGACGGTAGTTACAAAAGGATGAGAACTTGAATACAGCACAACTCTTGACTTGGTGAAGAGCATTGATCTTTCGTGCAATAATCTATCCGGTAAAATTCCAGATGGAATAACAACACTGGTGGGATTGGGTACCTTGAACTTATCAATGAATCATTTGAAAGGAAAGATTCCAGAGAAGATTGGGGATTTGAAAAATCTTGAAACCCTTGACCTCTCCATAAACCAACTTTCTGGTGAGATACCTCCGAGCATATCTTCTTTAACTTTCTTGAGCCACTTGAACCTCTCACATAACAATTTATCTGGGAAAATTCCATCAAGCAACCAGCTCCAGACTATTAGCGATGCATCCATGTATGCTGGGAATTCAGGACTTTGTGGATGGCCCCTAGCTATTAATTGCCCAGGCACTAACATATCTCCACCTCCAACATATGCCAAAGTGGATGGAGAAAATGAACTAAACATGGATGGAGATGATGGGATGGATATGCTCTGGTTTTACATTGGCATCGTTATGGGCTTCATTGTGGGATTTTGGAGTGTTTGGATCACTTTATTTTTCAAGAAATCTTGGAGGATTGCTTACTTTCGGTTTTTCTCCTTATATTGA